The genomic window ACCTCGTCGGAGAGCTTCAGGTCGAAGCTGTCGAGGTTGGCGTCCAGTTGCTCAAGGCTGGTGGCGCCGATGATGTTGCTGGTCACGAACGGCCGGCTGGTGACGAAGGCCAGGGCCATTTGCGCCGGGTCCAGGCCATGCTCCCGGGCGAGCGTCACATAGCGGTCGCAGGCGCTTTCGCTCTGCGGGTTGGTGTAGCGGGTGAAGCGGCTGAAAAGGCTGATCCGCGCATTGGCCGGGCGCGCGCCGCCGAAGTACTTGCCCGAGAGCATGCCAAAGGCCATGGGCGAATACGCCAGCAGGCCGATCTGTTCGCGGATGGCGATTTCCGCGAGGCCCACCTCGAAGCTGCGGTTGAGCAGGTTGTAGGGGTTCTGGATCGACACGGCGCGCGGCCAGCCACGCTCCTGGGCAATCTGCAGGAAGCGCATGGTGCCCCAGGGCGTTTCGTTGGACAGGCCGACGTGGCGGATCTTGCCGGCGCGCACCTGCTCGTCGAGCGCTTCCAACGTGTCTTCCAGCGCCGTGAAGCTCTCTTCCTTGTGCTGATAGCCCAATTGGCCGAAGAAGTTGGTGCTGCGCTCGGGCCAGTGCAACTGGTAGAGATCGATCCAGTCGGTCTGCAGGCGCTTGAGGCTGCCATCGAGCGCCGCGACGATATTCTTGCGGTCGAGCTTCGGCTGGCCGTCACGGATGTGGCTGATGGCGTTGCCGGGGCCGGCGATCTTGCTGGCCAGCACCCAGTCGGCGCGATCGCCGCGATGGGCGAACCAGTTGCCGATGATCTGTTCGGTGCGGGTGTAGGTCTGCGCGCGCGGCGGCACCGGGTACATCTCCGCCGTATCGATGAAATTCAGACCGGCGGCCTTGGCCCGCTCGATCTGCGCGAAAGCCTCGTCTTGCGTGTTCTGCTCGCCCCAGGTCATGGTCCCCAGGCAGAGGGCGCTGACTTTCAGTTCGGTGCGGCCGAGCGGGCGGTACTCCATGCAGATCTCCTCATGAAAACAAGTGCGTCATACGGTTGAAAATTCTGCCGGAATCTGCATAATTCCGCAGCCTTTCATCGGTGGGGGATGCCAAGCCTGCCGATCGATACATCTAGTCGTTACGGACGCACACCGACCCGAGCCCCAATTCGTGTCTGTCTTCGGCTGTCCTTGACTTGTCAAGGCAACCACTGTCCAGTAAGATTCGCCGTCTTATTTTCAGGCGGCCCCTGAGGCTATAACGAATGAAAACTTATACCGCGAAACCAGAAACTGTTAAGCGCGACTGGTTCGTCGTCGACGCTGCTGGCCTGACCCTGGGTCGTCTGGCTACCGAGATTGCTACCCGCCTGCGCGGCAAGCACAAGCCGGAATACACCCCGCACGTTGACACTGGCGACTACATCGTCGTCATCAACGCCGAGCAGGTTCGTGTCACTGGCGCCAAAGCTACCGACAAGATGTACTACCATCACTCGGGCTTCCCGGGCGGTATCAAGTCGATCAACTTCGAGAAGCTGATCGCCAAGGCTCCTGAGCGTGTTATCGAGACTGCCGTCAAAGGCATGCTGCCGAAGAACCCGCTGGGCCGCGACATGTACCGCAAGCTGAAAGTGTACAAGGGTGCCAACCACCCGCACACCGCTCAGCAGCCTCAAGAACTGAAGATTTAACGGGATAGCTCATTATGTCGGCGACTCAAAATTACGGCACTGGCCGTCGTAAGACCGCTACCGCTCGCGTCTTCCTGCGTCCGGGCACTGGCAAGATCTCCATCAACAACCGCACTATCGAGCAGTTCTTCGGTCGTGAGACCGCTCGCATGGTTGTCCGTCAGCCGCTCGAGCTGACCGAGAACACCGAGAAGTTCGATATCTACGTTACCGTCGTTGGCGGTGGTGTAAGCGGCCAGGCCGGTGCGATCCGTCACGGTATCACCCGCGCTCTGATCGAGTACGACGAGACCCTGCGCAGCCCGCTGCGTAAAGCCGGCTACGTCACTCGCGACGCTCGTGAAGTTGAACGTAAGAAAGTCGGTCTGCGCAAAGCGCGTAAGCGTCCGCAGTACTCCAAGCGTTAATACGACGCTTCGAAAAAAAAAACGCCCAGTTCCTTTGGACTGGGCGTTTTTTTATGTCTTCAATAAGTTCGTGCGGCAAGGTGTCGCATCCGCGCAAGCCGCGCGGCGCAAGGGTTCCAAGGGTTGTGTGACAGGCTATTACCTTGTCATCACAAGGGCTTTTCTTTACCATTTGGCGAATTTTTTGCGCGGCTCGAATTTTTACTTAAAAGCCTGATTTGAACAGGCTTGAAGCTGATGGGAGACGACTGAATGAGTAATGACGGCGTGAATGCAGGCCGGCGTCGCTTCCTTGTCGCGGCCACCTCGGTGGTCGGTGCGGCAGGAGCGGTCGGAGCTGCGGTCCCGTTCGTGGGGTCATGGTTCCCCAGTGCCAAGGCGAAGGCCGCTGGCGCGCCGGTGAAGGTCAACGTAGGGAAGATCGAGCCGGGCCAGCAGGTCGTGGCCGAGTGGCGGGGCAAGCCCGTTTTCCTGGTGCATCGCACCAAGGAAATGCTCGACGCGCTGCCGACCCTCGAAGGCCAGTTGTCCGACCCCGAGTCGAAAGCCTCGGAGCAGCCGGCGTACGTCGATCCCAAGCTGCGTTCGATCAAGCCTGAGCTGGCCGTGATCGTCGGTATCTGCACTCACCTGGGCTGCTCGCCGACCTTCCGCCCGGAAGTCGCTCCCGCGGACCTCGGTCCGGACTGGAAGGGTGGCTACTTCTGCCCCTGCCACGGCTCCCATTACGACCTCGCCGGCCGCGTTTACAAGGGACAGCCCGCGCCCCTGAACCTGCCGATTCCGCCCTATTCGCTTGATGGTGACGAGTTGACCATCGGTGTGGACCAGGAGAAAGCCTGATGAACAAGTTCATGGCTTGGGTCGATGCCCGCTTCCCCGCGACCAAGATGTGGGAAGACCATCTGAGCAAGTACTACGCCCCGAAGAACTTCAACTTCTGGTACTTCTTCGGCTCCCTCGCACTGCTGGTCCTGGTTAACCAGATCCTCACCGGTATCTG from Pseudomonas sp. GCEP-101 includes these protein-coding regions:
- a CDS encoding NADP(H)-dependent aldo-keto reductase: MEYRPLGRTELKVSALCLGTMTWGEQNTQDEAFAQIERAKAAGLNFIDTAEMYPVPPRAQTYTRTEQIIGNWFAHRGDRADWVLASKIAGPGNAISHIRDGQPKLDRKNIVAALDGSLKRLQTDWIDLYQLHWPERSTNFFGQLGYQHKEESFTALEDTLEALDEQVRAGKIRHVGLSNETPWGTMRFLQIAQERGWPRAVSIQNPYNLLNRSFEVGLAEIAIREQIGLLAYSPMAFGMLSGKYFGGARPANARISLFSRFTRYTNPQSESACDRYVTLAREHGLDPAQMALAFVTSRPFVTSNIIGATSLEQLDANLDSFDLKLSDEVLAGIEAIHKDQPNPAP
- the rplM gene encoding 50S ribosomal protein L13, whose translation is MKTYTAKPETVKRDWFVVDAAGLTLGRLATEIATRLRGKHKPEYTPHVDTGDYIVVINAEQVRVTGAKATDKMYYHHSGFPGGIKSINFEKLIAKAPERVIETAVKGMLPKNPLGRDMYRKLKVYKGANHPHTAQQPQELKI
- the petA gene encoding ubiquinol-cytochrome c reductase iron-sulfur subunit, which gives rise to MSNDGVNAGRRRFLVAATSVVGAAGAVGAAVPFVGSWFPSAKAKAAGAPVKVNVGKIEPGQQVVAEWRGKPVFLVHRTKEMLDALPTLEGQLSDPESKASEQPAYVDPKLRSIKPELAVIVGICTHLGCSPTFRPEVAPADLGPDWKGGYFCPCHGSHYDLAGRVYKGQPAPLNLPIPPYSLDGDELTIGVDQEKA
- the rpsI gene encoding 30S ribosomal protein S9, with the protein product MSATQNYGTGRRKTATARVFLRPGTGKISINNRTIEQFFGRETARMVVRQPLELTENTEKFDIYVTVVGGGVSGQAGAIRHGITRALIEYDETLRSPLRKAGYVTRDAREVERKKVGLRKARKRPQYSKR